The Bacteroides acidifaciens genome includes a region encoding these proteins:
- a CDS encoding mechanosensitive ion channel family protein codes for MLVVDLGKWMNKILIDWGIAPTVADRFDEALIAVLMIAIAIGLNYLCQAILIGGMKQYTRRKPHLWNTLLMKRKVFHNLIHTVPAFLVYSLLPMAFIRGKDLLLISQKACAVYIIFSLLLAINGILLMIMDIYDGKESMKNRPMKGFIQVLQVLLFFVGGIIIIAIIVNKSPASLFAGLGASAAILMLVFKDSILGFVAGIQLSANDMVRPGDWITLPSGAANGTVQEITLNTVKIQNFDNTISTVPPYTLVSSPFQNWRGMVQSGGRRVMKNITLDLTTLQFCTPEMLDRYRKEIPLMADYQPEEDVVPTNSQVYRVYIERYLCSLPVVNQDLDLIISQKEATMYGVPIQVYFFSRNKVWKEYERIQSDIFDHLLAMVPKFDLKVYQYSD; via the coding sequence ATGCTCGTAGTAGATTTAGGAAAATGGATGAACAAAATCCTGATAGATTGGGGGATAGCCCCGACAGTTGCCGACCGTTTTGATGAGGCTCTTATTGCTGTGCTGATGATAGCAATTGCTATCGGCCTGAATTATCTCTGCCAAGCGATTCTTATAGGAGGAATGAAGCAGTACACCCGTCGGAAACCGCACCTTTGGAATACGTTGCTGATGAAGCGTAAAGTGTTTCACAACCTGATTCATACGGTTCCGGCTTTTCTGGTTTATTCTTTACTGCCAATGGCTTTTATTCGTGGCAAGGACTTATTGCTTATTTCCCAGAAAGCTTGTGCCGTTTACATTATCTTTTCTTTGCTGTTAGCCATTAATGGGATTCTGTTGATGATAATGGATATCTACGACGGGAAGGAGTCTATGAAGAACCGTCCGATGAAAGGATTCATCCAGGTGTTGCAGGTGCTTCTGTTCTTTGTCGGTGGAATCATTATTATTGCCATTATTGTGAATAAATCTCCAGCCAGTTTGTTTGCGGGATTAGGTGCTTCGGCTGCCATCCTGATGCTGGTATTCAAGGATTCCATACTAGGATTTGTGGCGGGTATCCAGCTTTCCGCCAATGATATGGTTCGTCCGGGCGACTGGATTACGCTTCCTTCCGGTGCTGCCAATGGCACAGTGCAGGAGATTACTCTGAATACAGTCAAGATTCAGAATTTCGATAATACGATTTCTACCGTTCCCCCTTATACCTTGGTCAGCAGTCCTTTCCAGAACTGGCGGGGAATGGTGCAATCAGGAGGACGAAGGGTAATGAAGAATATAACCCTGGACTTGACTACACTCCAATTCTGTACGCCCGAAATGCTCGACCGTTATCGGAAGGAAATCCCTTTGATGGCGGATTATCAGCCTGAAGAAGATGTAGTACCCACCAATTCACAGGTTTATCGTGTATATATTGAGCGTTATTTGTGCAGCTTGCCTGTGGTGAATCAGGATTTGGACTTGATTATCAGCCAGAAAGAAGCCACGATGTATGGAGTACCTATTCAAGTTTACTTTTTCTCCCGAAACAAAGTTTGGAAAGAATATGAACGTATCCAGTCGGACATCTTCGACCATTTGCTGGCAATGGTTCCCAAGTTTGATTTGAAGGTTTATCAGTATTCCGATTAA
- a CDS encoding endonuclease/exonuclease/phosphatase family protein, whose protein sequence is MFLPRNNRRTSRRTKGHGNSEKRVAVTILLFVMGLSGISFLTPSFITAQETHHRLDSLFQEKVPFRVVSWNIENLFDTHHDSLKNDREFLPDATRHWYYNRYKKKLADIARAITAIGEWNPPALIGLCEVENDTVLRDLTRRSPLKELDYRYVMTDSPDLRGIDVALLYQRDLFKLLSSRPVSIPPFGQHRPTRDLLHVSGLLLTGDTLDVFVCHLPSRSGGARESEPYRLHAAQILRTEADSILHKRLHPQVIIMGDFNDYPTNKSIREVLEAEAPSPTLSPLKLYHLLARKAKSKDFGSYKYRGEWGLLDHLIVSGTLLNRSGEFFTSEDKANVCLLPFLLIEDKKYGDKEPFRTYKGMKYQGGVSDHLPIYTDFELILY, encoded by the coding sequence ATGTTCCTGCCAAGAAATAACAGGCGGACTAGTCGACGAACTAAGGGTCATGGTAACAGCGAAAAACGAGTAGCTGTTACCATACTCCTTTTTGTTATGGGCTTATCGGGCATCAGTTTTCTTACCCCTTCTTTTATTACGGCACAAGAGACACATCACAGGCTAGACTCCCTCTTCCAAGAAAAAGTCCCTTTCCGCGTCGTAAGCTGGAACATAGAAAACCTGTTTGACACTCATCACGACAGCCTGAAGAATGACCGCGAATTTCTTCCCGACGCAACGCGTCACTGGTATTACAATAGATACAAAAAGAAGCTGGCTGATATTGCACGTGCCATCACAGCGATTGGCGAATGGAATCCGCCCGCCCTCATAGGTCTTTGTGAAGTGGAAAATGATACGGTACTGCGTGACCTTACCCGCCGTTCGCCTTTAAAAGAACTCGATTACCGTTATGTTATGACGGATTCTCCCGATTTAAGAGGTATTGACGTAGCTCTACTTTATCAACGGGATTTATTCAAATTATTATCTTCCCGTCCTGTCTCCATTCCCCCTTTCGGCCAACATCGTCCGACAAGGGATTTATTGCATGTCAGCGGTTTATTACTGACAGGAGATACGCTGGATGTATTTGTCTGCCATCTCCCGAGCCGTTCGGGCGGAGCGAGAGAGTCCGAACCTTACCGGCTTCATGCAGCCCAAATTCTACGAACGGAAGCGGATAGTATCTTGCACAAACGGCTTCACCCTCAAGTTATCATCATGGGAGATTTTAATGACTATCCGACTAATAAGTCTATCCGGGAAGTACTGGAAGCGGAAGCTCCATCCCCCACCTTATCTCCATTGAAACTCTATCATCTACTCGCTCGAAAAGCCAAATCCAAAGATTTCGGTTCTTACAAATATCGGGGGGAATGGGGATTGCTCGACCACTTGATAGTATCCGGCACTTTGTTGAACCGCTCCGGCGAGTTCTTCACCAGTGAGGATAAAGCAAACGTCTGCCTGCTCCCCTTTTTACTAATTGAGGATAAGAAATACGGTGATAAAGAGCCTTTCCGCACTTATAAGGGAATGAAGTATCAAGGTGGTGTCAGTGACCATTTGCCTATTTATACAGACTTCGAGCTGATTTTATATTAA
- a CDS encoding aminoacyl-histidine dipeptidase: MEKKDLKPAGVFKYFEEICQVPRPSKKEEKMIAYLKAFGAKHNLETKVDEVGNILIKKPATPGKENLQTVVLQSHIDMVCEKNNDVQHDFLTDPIETEIDGEWLKAKGTTLGADNGIGVATELAILADDTIEHGPLECLFTVDEETGLTGAFALKEGFMSGDILLNLDSEDEGEIFIGCAGGIDSVAEFTYKDIEVPAGYFFFKVEVKGLKGGHSGGDIHLGRGNANKILNRFLTRIANKHDLYLCEINGGNLRNAIPREAYAICAVPEDAKHDVRTELNIFASEMEDELSVVEPDLKLVLESEAPRKTAIDQGTTDRLLKALYAAPHGVYAMSQDIPGLVETSTNLASVKMKPNNVIRIETSQRSSILSARNDMANTVRTVFLLAGANVTFGEGYPGWKPNPHSAILEVAAESYKRLFGVDAKVKAIHAGLECGLFLDKYPALDMISFGPTLTGVHSPDERMLIPTVDKFWKHLLDILVHVPAKK; this comes from the coding sequence ATGGAAAAAAAAGACTTAAAGCCGGCTGGCGTATTCAAGTATTTTGAAGAAATCTGCCAGGTGCCACGCCCTTCAAAGAAGGAAGAGAAAATGATTGCCTATCTGAAGGCATTCGGAGCTAAACATAACCTCGAAACCAAGGTAGATGAAGTCGGCAATATATTGATTAAAAAACCTGCCACACCGGGTAAAGAGAACCTGCAAACTGTGGTGCTGCAATCACATATCGATATGGTGTGCGAAAAGAACAACGACGTCCAGCACGACTTCCTCACCGACCCTATCGAAACTGAGATTGACGGTGAATGGCTGAAAGCCAAAGGGACTACCCTCGGAGCCGACAACGGCATCGGCGTGGCTACCGAACTGGCTATCCTTGCCGACGACACTATCGAACACGGCCCGCTGGAATGTTTGTTCACCGTAGACGAAGAAACGGGATTGACAGGTGCTTTTGCCTTGAAAGAGGGGTTCATGAGCGGTGATATTCTCCTGAACCTCGACTCTGAGGACGAAGGGGAAATCTTTATCGGATGTGCCGGTGGCATTGACTCTGTAGCCGAATTTACATATAAGGATATAGAAGTTCCTGCCGGATATTTCTTCTTCAAGGTGGAAGTGAAAGGGCTGAAAGGCGGTCATTCCGGTGGCGACATTCATTTGGGAAGAGGAAATGCGAACAAGATTTTGAATCGTTTCCTCACCCGCATAGCCAATAAGCACGATTTGTATCTTTGCGAAATCAACGGTGGCAATCTACGCAATGCCATTCCCCGCGAAGCGTATGCTATCTGTGCCGTACCCGAAGATGCAAAACATGATGTCCGTACCGAATTGAATATCTTCGCCAGCGAAATGGAAGATGAATTGTCTGTTGTAGAACCGGACTTGAAACTGGTTCTCGAATCGGAAGCTCCCCGCAAGACTGCTATAGACCAGGGCACAACCGACCGTTTGCTGAAGGCTTTATATGCCGCCCCTCATGGTGTATATGCCATGAGCCAGGACATCCCGGGACTGGTGGAAACGTCTACAAACCTTGCTTCCGTGAAGATGAAACCTAATAATGTCATCCGTATCGAAACCAGCCAGCGCAGTTCCATCTTGTCTGCCCGCAATGATATGGCGAATACTGTACGCACCGTATTCCTATTGGCGGGAGCAAACGTTACCTTCGGCGAAGGTTATCCGGGATGGAAGCCGAATCCACATTCGGCCATTCTCGAAGTGGCTGCCGAATCTTATAAGCGTTTATTTGGTGTAGACGCCAAAGTGAAAGCTATCCATGCAGGATTGGAATGTGGCTTGTTCCTTGACAAATACCCGGCATTGGATATGATTTCTTTCGGACCGACTCTTACGGGTGTTCACTCTCCTGATGAACGGATGCTTATTCCTACTGTAGATAAGTTCTGGAAACACCTGCTGGATATTCTGGTACATGTTCCTGCCAAGAAATAA